One window of Thermocoleostomius sinensis A174 genomic DNA carries:
- a CDS encoding WGxxGxxG family protein yields MKFSALVKTILTGALVAGLSTIAFEIPASAQVETSPGVTDGTTGTTAVQDQDDGFDWGLLGLLGLLGLAGLARKSDDRVTTYRDPQTTSTTTTRSDPTNLR; encoded by the coding sequence ATGAAATTTTCTGCGTTAGTTAAGACAATATTAACGGGTGCCTTGGTTGCAGGTTTAAGTACGATTGCCTTTGAAATACCTGCGTCGGCTCAAGTTGAAACGTCTCCTGGTGTCACTGACGGGACAACTGGAACAACAGCTGTTCAAGATCAGGATGACGGATTTGACTGGGGTCTTCTCGGTTTACTGGGGTTACTAGGCTTGGCAGGATTAGCTCGTAAATCAGACGATCGGGTGACTACCTATCGTGACCCTCAAACCACGTCCACAACCACGACTCGTTCCGACCCTACTAATTTGCGGTAG
- a CDS encoding PAS domain S-box protein has protein sequence MSDMNPLSHRIEKIHGRLSELYRHAIASPSPSPELLPTALIELGIVSEALQLVMNELARQNEKLASMQSNIDSEHQRYQELSELLLDGYIVTDAAFIIEELNSAAAALFNTQPQLLIGKPLPSLIFNEDRAAFQTKLSQIQQRHRVDLTVRFQRYHADFFSASVSVSTTQSFDNKTGFRWILRDVTERKRAESALDCADYDPCQDRPIQFYSKGDIIPLDPSKLWLVSRGVVKLSTMSDRGEEMLMGLVRDSMVFGSSLTALQTYEAIALSKVQLVSISLTEVSQSPRLAQVLLPLITQRLRQTESFLSIYGQLRVEDRLHHLLDLLKREIGQPVENGIRLCVRLTHQDFASACCTTRVTITRLLGKLQQEGNIMFDSHNHLILKH, from the coding sequence ATGAGTGACATGAATCCACTAAGCCACCGTATCGAAAAAATTCACGGGCGTTTGTCGGAATTGTATCGTCATGCGATCGCTTCTCCCTCCCCTTCTCCAGAGCTGTTGCCAACCGCTTTAATTGAACTTGGAATTGTTTCTGAAGCTTTGCAGTTAGTTATGAATGAGCTAGCTCGACAGAACGAAAAGCTAGCCTCCATGCAGTCCAATATTGATAGCGAACATCAACGATATCAGGAGCTTTCTGAGTTGTTGTTAGATGGATATATTGTGACGGATGCAGCGTTCATCATTGAAGAGTTGAATAGTGCTGCTGCTGCTTTGTTTAATACTCAGCCTCAACTTCTGATTGGCAAGCCATTGCCATCGCTGATATTCAACGAGGATCGGGCAGCGTTTCAAACGAAACTCTCTCAAATTCAACAGCGCCATCGAGTTGACCTGACGGTTCGTTTTCAGCGTTATCATGCCGATTTTTTCAGTGCATCGGTTAGTGTCAGCACGACTCAGTCTTTCGATAATAAAACTGGGTTTAGGTGGATACTGCGAGATGTTACTGAACGCAAGCGGGCAGAATCAGCCCTAGATTGTGCAGACTATGATCCCTGCCAAGATCGCCCGATTCAATTTTACAGTAAAGGTGATATCATTCCTCTTGATCCTAGTAAATTATGGCTAGTATCACGGGGAGTTGTGAAATTATCTACAATGTCCGATCGGGGGGAAGAAATGCTGATGGGACTGGTGCGAGACTCTATGGTTTTCGGTTCTAGTTTAACAGCGCTACAAACCTACGAAGCGATTGCTCTGTCGAAGGTGCAGCTTGTTTCCATCTCGCTCACAGAAGTTTCCCAGTCGCCGCGCCTTGCGCAAGTGTTATTGCCCCTAATTACACAACGTCTCCGACAAACTGAAAGTTTTCTGTCTATCTATGGACAGCTTCGAGTAGAAGATCGACTTCATCATCTACTTGATTTATTGAAGCGAGAAATTGGACAACCTGTCGAAAATGGAATTCGTTTATGTGTACGCCTGACTCATCAGGATTTTGCCAGCGCT